GTAATCAGCTCTCCCTGTTACTAAGATCAAAGAGTTGTGTAATATGTGTCAATTAGAGAAGGTTTCGAATGGGCTCGAGCTGCTTTTGAATGTATATTGTCGAGTTCTAGCCTAGGTAAATTCATTCTTTTCTTACTTCTTAGGGATGTACGCATATTGTCCCCCACTCTTCAGGGCTTTTTAGTTTACATTTGAAACATTCGCACTTTCCTTAATGCAGATCGTTGCAACCAAGGAGACTTGCAGAAACATTATGCGGTTCACCATTGTACATGGCCCCAGAGATTATGCAACTTCAGAAGTATGATGCAAAGGTGAGAGACCTTTCTCTTACAAAGCTATCTAGACCTTTCTCTCTTTTACAATATATCTTTAAACACAGGCAGATCTCTGGAGTGTTGGTGCTATCTTATTTCAACTTGTGACAGGCACAACCCCTTTTACAGGAAACAGCCAGATTCAGGTTTTTTTTGCATTCTCTGTCTCTTACAGATTTCTACGTAAATGTTTTGTCTTCTGGTGTGCCTAAAACGATCTTTTGTTCACAGTTGCTCCAAAACATTTTGAGATCAACTGGATTACAATTTCCAGCGGACTGTAGAGATTTAAGTTTGGACTGTATAGATCTATGTCAGAAGTTACTGCGCATTGATCCAGGTCAGCATCAGACTACTTTCTATCTTTTGCATGAGACCCATATAATAAGCTCTATTCATCTCCTACCTCACATGTCTTATTAGTAAAGAGTAAAAGAGCTTATGGTCCTACTCTCTTTGTATCCAATGCGATTACAGTACATTCTTGAATCTCTTGTCTTTTACAGTGGAACGTTTGACATTTGAAGAGTTCTTTAATCACCCTTTTCTTTCGGACAGGCAATCATATGATTTCTCAAGGTAGATGTGACCGCCTTTTTCTCTCTCTCTCTTTATATGCAAATATTTGTAGCTGATGAGATTATCTCTCCTACAGGAGTAGATTGGGCTCAAGGACAATGGACGGTTTTCTTTCTTCTGGAAGCAGTCCGTCGAGAAACATGGAAGAAAGTTCTCAAGAAGACTGTTTACCCTTCCTCCTAGATGATGATTCCAGTGGACCTGAGGGGAGCCCTTCACATTTGAAAAGGACCTCCTCGATGAAGTCGTCCTCTGGATTTAACATTGATGCTAGAGTTGAGAGAGAGGAAATGGAATCTAGTCCTTTGAACTATAGAATCAACCAGGGAGTGGATAACAATAGATTTAGAAATGAAACACACATAAATTCTGCTAGGAGAAACCATGGTGAACCTACAGGACTGACTGATTCGAGACCACTCATTCCTAAAGGAAGAGGTACTTCTATTTGCTAGGCCCTATTAAAATAGCAAAGGTTTCTTGTTTTGGTTTCTCACATATGTCAGTTCTGCAGTAGATGATTCTCAAGACTCAATGGATCAAGACTTCGTTCTCGTATCTGGACCACCAGTGGATTTGCCATCATCTTCTTCGAGTTCTTCAAAGGCTTATAATTTCCCATTCAAGTCTCAGTCTCCTCCTGTAGAGTTAACTAATAGAAGCATAAGTTCAACGGCTCCTATGCCAATAATTGGTGCTACTGGCAACAACGTTGGCCGTTTTGGAAGCCTGGACAGTCAGAGCACTTCTCATGGGTCGCTGGATCTCGGGGATGCTTTTGAACAGCCATCAACTAACAGCTTGACTAGGATCACTTCCCTGAAAAAATGTGCAGCAACAATTGCAGAACTAGTTCATGAAAGGGTAACCAAACTTCACACTGTCTATTATCACCATGCCATCATGAGTTTCTGAGTTTCTTTTCATGCTTTTTTTTTGCACAGATCAAATCTGACAAATACCTAGAAGCTTTCTCGATTCAGTTGGCGATTCTGGCAATTTGGAAACAGGCACTGCACATATGCCATACTCAGGCAATCTCAGGTTTGGAAGGAAGCCCAGGCCAAGACATTTACAAACCAAGAGAAAGTAGCAGCCTAAAAAACGAGCATATCACTGATCTCAGCCATGATGGATCTGAGGAGATATCCTCTCAGATTCAGAGTCAGTTTATCCGGGAGATTGAGCTTGCTGAAGAACTTGCCAAGAGTATCGAACCTGGTATTGTTTTTCCCTTTGTAAAAAATGAACACTTATGCTCTGCTTTTGTAGTTGTCAAGATCCTAAAAAGTTTTTCACCTACTTGGTTGTAGGAAATGCAATGATGCCTGATGCAATGGAGACTATCTTTGAAGCAGCCCTTGATCTTGGAAAACTTGGGGGAGTAAGTTTTATTTTGCCTTTCCCCAAAAAGCTTGATTAGCAATTCAAATATAAAGAATAAAACAATCAATCAGTGTATGTTCATTCTCATGGTGGCTGTGGCTTTGTTCTGAAGGTTAAGGAGGTTATGGGAGAGATAGAGAAGGCTGGAAACCAGTACTCAAAAGCGGTGCGTTTGATGGTATTCCTTCTAGTGGAAGCACCAATGCTGATTCTGAACCCGCCATTGTCTCTCACAAACTCAGACAGATACCGTCTCAGAAAATATATAGATATCCTCAGCAGAAGATTAAAACATATGCAGTCGCATAGGAGAAGCTCAGGCTCTCATATGCAAGGATCATCATCATCTGCAATGATGAACAAACAATCATAGATTGGTTTCTCCTGTTTCTTGTTCTGTTTTTTTTCTAAAGAGAAAAATGTATTGTATATGTACAGCAAAATCATGTATTCTTATTCTTTTGGGGATGTGGAGGGGGACTTTGGTGGATATGATGTGTGAGTTGTGATGGTTGTTGTAACATGTTCTTTGTTCTATATTTGATCTTAATCCCTTGGTTTATTTCTTAAGTAGAATTATGTATACGTTTTTTGATGAATTTTATACACCTTTTATGTATCCAACTTTCATGTTTGGCCCTTTGAAACAAGCTTTTCATGACAAGTTGAAATTGTTATTTTAAGTGCAGCAA
The DNA window shown above is from Brassica oleracea var. oleracea cultivar TO1000 chromosome C3, BOL, whole genome shotgun sequence and carries:
- the LOC106335895 gene encoding serine/threonine-protein kinase ATG1 isoform X2, with the protein product MSQSTARSGRVVGDYLVGRQIGSGSFSVVSEARHRVHGTHVAIKEIAMGRLNKKLQESLMSEIYILRRINHPNIIRLIDMIESPGNVHLVLEYCRGGDLSVYIQSHGSVPEATAKHFMLQLAAGLQVLRDNNIIHRDLKPQNLLLSTDGNGANLKIADFGFARSLQPRRLAETLCGSPLYMAPEIMQLQKYDAKADLWSVGAILFQLVTGTTPFTGNSQIQLLQNILRSTGLQFPADCRDLSLDCIDLCQKLLRIDPVERLTFEEFFNHPFLSDRQSYDFSRSRLGSRTMDGFLSSGSSPSRNMEESSQEDCLPFLLDDDSSGPEGSPSHLKRTSSMKSSSGFNIDARVEREEMESSPLNYRINQGVDNNRFRNETHINSARRNHGEPTGLTDSRPLIPKGRDDSQDSMDQDFVLVSGPPVDLPSSSSSSSKAYNFPFKSQSPPVELTNRSISSTAPMPIIGATGNNVGRFGSLDSQSTSHGSLDLGDAFEQPSTNSLTRITSLKKCAATIAELVHERIKSDKYLEAFSIQLAILAIWKQALHICHTQAISGLEGSPGQDIYKPRESSSLKNEHITDLSHDGSEEISSQIQSQFIREIELAEELAKSIEPGNAMMPDAMETIFEAALDLGKLGGVKEVMGEIEKAGNQYSKAVRLMVFLLVEAPMLILNPPLSLTNSDRYRLRKYIDILSRRLKHMQSHRRSSGSHMQGSSSSAMMNKQS
- the LOC106335895 gene encoding serine/threonine-protein kinase ATG1 isoform X3, which produces MCQLEKVSNGLELLLNVYCRVCRSLQPRRLAETLCGSPLYMAPEIMQLQKYDAKADLWSVGAILFQLVTGTTPFTGNSQIQLLQNILRSTGLQFPADCRDLSLDCIDLCQKLLRIDPVERLTFEEFFNHPFLSDRQSYDFSRSRLGSRTMDGFLSSGSSPSRNMEESSQEDCLPFLLDDDSSGPEGSPSHLKRTSSMKSSSGFNIDARVEREEMESSPLNYRINQGVDNNRFRNETHINSARRNHGEPTGLTDSRPLIPKGRVDDSQDSMDQDFVLVSGPPVDLPSSSSSSSKAYNFPFKSQSPPVELTNRSISSTAPMPIIGATGNNVGRFGSLDSQSTSHGSLDLGDAFEQPSTNSLTRITSLKKCAATIAELVHERIKSDKYLEAFSIQLAILAIWKQALHICHTQAISGLEGSPGQDIYKPRESSSLKNEHITDLSHDGSEEISSQIQSQFIREIELAEELAKSIEPGNAMMPDAMETIFEAALDLGKLGGVKEVMGEIEKAGNQYSKAVRLMVFLLVEAPMLILNPPLSLTNSDRYRLRKYIDILSRRLKHMQSHRRSSGSHMQGSSSSAMMNKQS
- the LOC106335895 gene encoding serine/threonine-protein kinase ATG1 isoform X1: MSQSTARSGRVVGDYLVGRQIGSGSFSVVSEARHRVHGTHVAIKEIAMGRLNKKLQESLMSEIYILRRINHPNIIRLIDMIESPGNVHLVLEYCRGGDLSVYIQSHGSVPEATAKHFMLQLAAGLQVLRDNNIIHRDLKPQNLLLSTDGNGANLKIADFGFARSLQPRRLAETLCGSPLYMAPEIMQLQKYDAKADLWSVGAILFQLVTGTTPFTGNSQIQLLQNILRSTGLQFPADCRDLSLDCIDLCQKLLRIDPVERLTFEEFFNHPFLSDRQSYDFSRSRLGSRTMDGFLSSGSSPSRNMEESSQEDCLPFLLDDDSSGPEGSPSHLKRTSSMKSSSGFNIDARVEREEMESSPLNYRINQGVDNNRFRNETHINSARRNHGEPTGLTDSRPLIPKGRVDDSQDSMDQDFVLVSGPPVDLPSSSSSSSKAYNFPFKSQSPPVELTNRSISSTAPMPIIGATGNNVGRFGSLDSQSTSHGSLDLGDAFEQPSTNSLTRITSLKKCAATIAELVHERIKSDKYLEAFSIQLAILAIWKQALHICHTQAISGLEGSPGQDIYKPRESSSLKNEHITDLSHDGSEEISSQIQSQFIREIELAEELAKSIEPGNAMMPDAMETIFEAALDLGKLGGVKEVMGEIEKAGNQYSKAVRLMVFLLVEAPMLILNPPLSLTNSDRYRLRKYIDILSRRLKHMQSHRRSSGSHMQGSSSSAMMNKQS